The Aequorivita sublithincola DSM 14238 genome window below encodes:
- a CDS encoding DUF6973 domain-containing protein, with the protein MLWRILKNLDYKQLFGLLGLFIRNPMYIVPTIFATKDCMAIAEKEYGSKHHLNNPANAFRHALWVILIIQKCLKWKNNEEKAKAWAKNFTTWHEDFSPNEPLEHAMDLHNNHVGLSFYEEIKDKNEEEIVSFLKQKASEAVQIETVEEVQNFKNDLVYLNE; encoded by the coding sequence ATGCTTTGGAGGATTTTAAAAAATCTGGATTACAAGCAACTTTTTGGGTTGCTTGGTCTTTTTATTAGAAATCCGATGTATATAGTTCCGACAATTTTTGCAACCAAGGATTGTATGGCAATTGCCGAAAAGGAGTACGGAAGCAAACATCATTTAAACAATCCAGCGAATGCTTTTAGGCACGCACTTTGGGTAATTTTGATAATCCAAAAATGTTTAAAGTGGAAAAACAACGAAGAAAAAGCAAAAGCCTGGGCTAAAAATTTCACAACCTGGCACGAAGATTTTTCGCCAAACGAACCTTTAGAACACGCAATGGATCTTCATAATAATCACGTTGGACTTTCTTTTTATGAAGAAATAAAAGATAAAAATGAAGAAGAAATTGTATCTTTTTTGAAGCAAAAAGCTTCGGAAGCGGTGCAGATTGAAACTGTGGAAGAGGTTCAAAATTTTAAAAATGATTTAGTTTATTTAAATGAGTAA
- a CDS encoding TrkH family potassium uptake protein, which produces MSRWKKTSLTNIVVWFLDLGLLSFLIFDFGFENFKDFRQYKLIVLPLLLLALIAFNFYKFYKYRKDVDVNRSSRISLFILLILIVLEVIMILANYETSVVETFFNARYVIEYGLLFYFFIRLTFLLRKVYSLYFNPAILFVGSFAIIALAGTFLLLLPSATTHEISFTDALFTATSATAVTGLIVLDTAKDFTPFGQTVIMILFQIGGLGMLTFTSFFAYFFKSGASFKESLYMRDILGHDKLNSVMKTVMQIVAFSLILEGIGALFIYHSLAHIDSFKDRGFFAVFHAISAYCNAGFSLASEGLFDSGLRFNYYMQWVVMGLIVFGGLGYHIAYNVIQYLRKFVTNIFQKKERVFISRVINLNTKIVLYTTAILIAAGAVFFLFSEQNTNLVPHTTAFGKFTTAMFSSITSRTAGFNTVDMTNFTIPGLLFMIFLMWVGASPASTGGGIKTTTFALATLNVFAIARDKKYIEIGTRRIAIEAVHRAFAIISISLASIGMGILLLLIFNPEFSLIQIAFEVFSAFSTVGISMGITSQLSEYSKYVVILLMFFGRIGLLNLMIGLLKSVGKTDYTYPEENILIN; this is translated from the coding sequence ATGAGCCGTTGGAAAAAAACAAGCTTGACGAATATAGTCGTTTGGTTTCTGGATCTTGGCTTGCTTTCTTTTTTAATTTTCGACTTCGGTTTCGAAAATTTTAAGGACTTTAGACAGTATAAACTTATTGTCCTCCCACTTTTATTATTAGCTTTAATAGCCTTTAATTTTTACAAATTTTACAAATATCGAAAAGATGTAGATGTAAACAGAAGTAGCAGAATAAGTTTGTTTATATTACTGATTCTCATAGTTCTAGAAGTCATAATGATTCTGGCAAACTACGAAACTTCCGTGGTTGAAACATTTTTTAATGCGCGCTATGTTATAGAATATGGACTGCTGTTTTATTTCTTTATTCGGCTTACGTTTTTACTTAGAAAAGTTTATAGTCTATACTTTAATCCTGCCATATTATTTGTAGGCAGTTTTGCAATAATTGCACTTGCGGGTACATTTTTACTCTTGTTGCCAAGTGCCACCACACACGAAATTTCTTTTACTGATGCGCTTTTCACTGCAACTAGCGCTACAGCGGTAACAGGTTTGATTGTGCTTGATACCGCTAAAGATTTTACGCCTTTTGGGCAAACTGTTATCATGATTCTATTTCAAATTGGCGGATTGGGAATGTTAACGTTCACTTCGTTTTTTGCCTATTTCTTCAAAAGTGGCGCTTCATTTAAAGAAAGCCTTTATATGAGAGATATTTTGGGACACGACAAACTGAACAGTGTAATGAAAACCGTAATGCAAATTGTAGCGTTTTCATTGATTTTGGAAGGAATTGGAGCGCTTTTCATATATCATTCCTTGGCGCATATAGATTCTTTTAAAGACAGAGGATTTTTTGCGGTTTTTCACGCTATTTCTGCCTATTGCAATGCTGGTTTCTCATTGGCATCAGAGGGGCTTTTTGATAGCGGTTTGCGCTTTAATTATTATATGCAGTGGGTTGTAATGGGGCTTATTGTTTTTGGAGGTTTGGGTTATCATATTGCCTATAATGTTATTCAATATCTAAGAAAATTTGTTACGAATATCTTTCAAAAAAAGGAGCGCGTTTTTATTTCCAGAGTTATTAATCTAAACACTAAAATAGTTCTTTACACTACAGCAATTCTAATTGCTGCGGGAGCGGTTTTCTTTCTTTTTTCTGAACAAAACACCAATCTTGTACCACATACAACCGCATTTGGAAAATTTACCACAGCTATGTTTTCTTCCATTACTTCAAGAACGGCGGGTTTCAATACTGTGGATATGACGAACTTTACTATTCCTGGTCTTCTTTTTATGATTTTTTTAATGTGGGTTGGGGCTTCACCAGCATCAACTGGTGGCGGAATTAAAACCACAACCTTTGCTTTAGCAACGCTCAACGTTTTTGCAATTGCTCGCGATAAAAAATATATTGAAATAGGAACAAGAAGAATTGCTATTGAAGCCGTTCACCGCGCTTTTGCAATTATTTCAATCTCCTTGGCAAGCATTGGGATGGGGATCCTGTTATTGCTTATTTTCAATCCGGAATTTTCGTTAATACAAATTGCTTTTGAAGTATTTTCAGCATTTTCAACCGTGGGAATCTCAATGGGAATAACCTCCCAACTCTCGGAATATAGTAAATACGTAGTAATATTGTTAATGTTCTTTGGAAGAATTGGGTTGTTAAACCTAATGATCGGACTTTTAAAAAGCGTTGGAAAAACCGATTATACCTATCCCGAAGAAAATATTTTAATAAACTAA
- a CDS encoding uroporphyrinogen-III synthase: protein MPTVLATKILKENQRSLLLHADVSLVEYNAINIEFLPFENLSNIAKAIFTSQNGVKSFLANVRSSAVENCFCVGERTKSLLEENGLKVIKMTEYATELADYLIKNHNKDSFHFFCGNIRSDEIPSKLKENNIAFKEITVYKTTLNLKKFERNFDAILFFSPSGVRSYFEANNKSERPETLSVCIGTTTASEAKNYTENVVIANATTVESVIAKAVKTLKNYD from the coding sequence ATGCCGACGGTTCTAGCAACTAAAATATTAAAGGAAAATCAGAGATCTTTACTGCTTCATGCGGATGTTTCGTTGGTGGAATACAATGCTATAAATATTGAATTCCTTCCTTTTGAAAATCTTTCAAATATTGCAAAAGCTATTTTCACGAGTCAAAATGGAGTTAAATCATTTTTAGCAAATGTCCGTTCGAGCGCAGTCGAGAACTGCTTTTGCGTTGGCGAAAGGACAAAATCATTATTGGAAGAAAATGGTTTAAAAGTGATTAAAATGACCGAATATGCAACGGAATTGGCAGATTATTTAATCAAAAATCACAACAAGGACTCCTTTCATTTTTTCTGCGGAAACATTCGAAGTGATGAAATTCCTTCGAAACTAAAGGAAAATAATATTGCGTTTAAAGAGATTACAGTTTATAAAACAACTTTAAACCTAAAGAAGTTTGAAAGAAATTTCGATGCCATTTTGTTTTTCAGTCCAAGTGGCGTACGAAGTTATTTTGAAGCTAATAATAAATCTGAAAGGCCTGAGACTTTATCAGTTTGTATAGGAACCACAACCGCTTCTGAAGCAAAAAATTATACAGAAAATGTGGTAATTGCAAATGCCACAACCGTGGAAAGCGTAATTGCTAAAGCGGTAAAAACATTAAAAAATTATGATTAA
- the hemE gene encoding uroporphyrinogen decarboxylase, which translates to MIKNDLFLKALRGETVERPPVWMMRQAGRYLPEFQEIKAKYDFFTRCQTPELASEITVQPIRRYGMDAAILFSDILVIPQAMNIHVEMKPGIGPWVPDPIRSKKDLERVIVPDITETLGYVMDAIKMTKEKLNNEIPLIGFAGSPWTILCYCVQGQGSKNFDLAKEFCFTQPLAAHELLQKITDTTILYLKEKVKAGVNAVQVFDSWGGMLSPTDYQEFSWQYMQQIIDALKDETHVIAFGKGCWFALDTMAKSGASALGIDWTCSPRNARYLTGGKITLQGNFDPTRLFSPPSEIKKMVKQMIDEFGKDRYIVNLGHGILPNIPLENAGAFIEAVKEYKQD; encoded by the coding sequence ATGATTAAAAACGATTTATTTTTAAAAGCTCTTCGCGGTGAAACCGTGGAGCGACCTCCAGTTTGGATGATGCGACAAGCTGGAAGATATTTACCAGAATTTCAAGAAATAAAAGCGAAATACGACTTTTTTACTCGCTGCCAAACCCCAGAACTTGCAAGTGAAATCACCGTGCAACCAATCCGAAGATACGGAATGGACGCCGCAATTTTGTTTAGTGATATTTTGGTAATTCCGCAGGCAATGAACATTCACGTGGAAATGAAACCAGGAATTGGTCCGTGGGTTCCAGACCCTATTCGTTCTAAAAAAGATTTGGAACGCGTGATTGTACCAGACATTACCGAAACTCTTGGTTACGTTATGGATGCCATAAAAATGACCAAAGAAAAGCTGAACAACGAAATTCCATTGATTGGTTTTGCCGGTAGTCCGTGGACTATTTTGTGTTATTGTGTACAAGGTCAAGGTTCCAAAAACTTCGATTTGGCAAAGGAATTCTGTTTTACGCAACCACTCGCCGCTCACGAATTGCTTCAGAAAATAACTGATACCACGATTCTATATTTAAAGGAAAAAGTAAAAGCTGGCGTAAACGCTGTGCAGGTTTTTGACAGTTGGGGCGGGATGCTTTCACCAACCGATTATCAAGAATTCAGTTGGCAATATATGCAGCAAATTATTGATGCCTTAAAAGATGAAACTCATGTAATTGCTTTTGGAAAAGGGTGTTGGTTTGCCTTAGATACTATGGCCAAAAGCGGTGCTTCTGCCTTAGGAATTGATTGGACTTGTTCGCCTAGAAACGCTCGTTATTTAACTGGCGGTAAAATTACTTTACAAGGAAATTTTGATCCAACGAGACTTTTCAGTCCGCCATCAGAAATTAAAAAGATGGTAAAGCAAATGATTGATGAGTTCGGAAAAGATAGATATATCGTGAACTTAGGCCACGGAATTTTACCGAATATTCCGCTGGAAAATGCTGGGGCTTTCATTGAAGCAGTAAAAGAATATAAACAAGATTAA
- the hemF gene encoding oxygen-dependent coproporphyrinogen oxidase has protein sequence MKEQFVAYIKNLQNEITSALEEIDGKAKFQEDNWTRKEGGGGQTRVIENGNVFEKGGVNISEVHGKLPESMQAYFGVKDADFFACGLSLVLHPKSPMVPTVHANWRYFEMYDSEGNIVDSWFGGGQDLTPYYLFEEDAKHFHKVCKTACDKHSRNFGTDFYETYKKRCDEYFWNSHREEARGIGGLFFDYLKKTDTMKMQDWYNFVTEVGNSFVECYVPIVEKRKDLPYSEENRTWQEIRRGRYVEFNLVHDKGTLFGLKTNGRIESILMSLPPHVQWVYDHHPEKGSEEEKLLEVLRNPKDWV, from the coding sequence ATGAAAGAACAATTTGTAGCATACATAAAAAACCTTCAAAACGAAATCACTTCCGCATTAGAAGAAATTGATGGAAAAGCAAAATTTCAAGAAGATAATTGGACGCGCAAAGAAGGCGGTGGCGGACAAACTCGCGTAATCGAAAACGGAAATGTTTTTGAAAAAGGTGGCGTAAACATCAGTGAAGTTCACGGCAAGTTACCCGAAAGTATGCAAGCCTACTTCGGTGTAAAAGATGCAGATTTTTTTGCTTGTGGTTTGAGTTTAGTGCTTCACCCAAAAAGCCCGATGGTGCCAACAGTTCACGCTAATTGGCGTTATTTTGAAATGTATGATAGCGAAGGAAATATTGTAGACAGTTGGTTTGGCGGCGGACAAGATTTAACGCCTTATTATTTATTTGAAGAAGATGCAAAACATTTTCATAAAGTCTGTAAAACGGCTTGCGATAAACATTCCAGAAATTTCGGGACAGATTTTTATGAAACTTACAAAAAGCGTTGCGACGAATATTTTTGGAATTCACATCGTGAAGAAGCCCGTGGAATTGGCGGATTATTTTTCGATTATTTGAAGAAAACGGATACCATGAAAATGCAGGATTGGTACAATTTTGTAACTGAAGTTGGAAATAGTTTTGTAGAATGTTATGTTCCAATTGTTGAAAAACGAAAGGACCTTCCCTATTCTGAAGAGAACAGAACTTGGCAGGAAATACGCCGTGGTCGTTATGTGGAATTCAATCTAGTTCACGATAAAGGAACCCTTTTCGGCTTAAAAACCAATGGAAGGATTGAAAGTATTTTGATGAGTTTGCCGCCGCATGTGCAATGGGTTTATGATCATCATCCTGAAAAAGGAAGCGAGGAAGAAAAACTTTTAGAAGTTTTAAGAAATCCGAAAGATTGGGTGTAA
- a CDS encoding potassium channel family protein has product MKIVVIGLGNFGMSLAIHLSNTGNEVIVADQNMEKVNLVKDKVAHAVAMDATNENAYQALPLNNADIAIIAIGERNGASIMSTAILKKLTKAKIIARSASALEDTILQAMGVDQIIHPEQEYAERFTKKINLKGSIDNFELDDDYLVSEVSVGKELVGKTIQDSDFRKNFNLNIITIIRKKQHSNLVGRMVEKREVVGLPKPEMVFQNGDVLAVFGKDADIKKYLKNHADGSSN; this is encoded by the coding sequence ATGAAGATAGTAGTTATAGGTCTTGGAAATTTTGGAATGTCGCTCGCCATTCATCTTTCGAATACAGGAAATGAAGTGATTGTTGCAGATCAAAACATGGAAAAGGTAAATCTGGTAAAAGACAAGGTTGCCCACGCCGTAGCAATGGATGCCACTAATGAAAACGCTTATCAAGCCTTGCCTTTAAACAATGCAGATATCGCTATCATCGCAATTGGAGAACGAAATGGCGCCTCTATTATGAGTACAGCTATACTTAAAAAACTGACTAAAGCAAAAATAATAGCGCGTTCAGCATCGGCTTTGGAAGATACTATTTTACAAGCCATGGGCGTGGATCAAATTATCCATCCCGAGCAGGAATATGCAGAGCGTTTCACAAAGAAAATTAATTTAAAAGGAAGCATAGACAATTTTGAACTTGATGACGATTATTTAGTTTCTGAAGTTTCTGTAGGAAAGGAATTGGTTGGCAAAACCATTCAGGATTCAGATTTTCGAAAAAATTTCAACCTTAATATTATTACAATTATCCGTAAAAAACAACACTCCAATTTGGTTGGAAGAATGGTTGAAAAACGTGAAGTAGTAGGATTGCCAAAACCAGAGATGGTTTTTCAAAATGGAGATGTTTTGGCAGTTTTCGGAAAAGACGCGGACATCAAAAAATATTTAAAAAACCATGCCGACGGTTCTAGCAACTAA
- a CDS encoding EI24 domain-containing protein codes for MIKNILKGIKAYAGTFKLISKLGLWKYFGVPMAISFFTAVLIGFSAWGLSDNLGAFISKIWVWEWGAETFRTISDFIGALIIIALGLILYRHIVMALSAPFMSPVSEKIEKHFYGENHSHRNTSNTEQLWRGVRINVRNLLMELLLTIPIILIGFIPVIGIISSVLLFLVQSYYAGFGNMDYTLERHYKYSESIKFVSRNRGLAIGNGMVFMLMLLIPVVGIILVLPLSVTAASTETLRVLENSKTLKENI; via the coding sequence ATGATTAAAAACATTCTAAAAGGAATAAAAGCATACGCAGGAACTTTCAAGCTCATTAGTAAACTGGGCCTTTGGAAGTATTTTGGTGTCCCTATGGCCATTAGTTTTTTTACAGCAGTTTTAATTGGTTTTTCAGCTTGGGGCTTGAGTGATAATTTAGGTGCATTCATTTCAAAAATTTGGGTTTGGGAATGGGGCGCGGAAACTTTTAGAACCATAAGTGATTTTATTGGAGCGCTTATAATAATTGCTTTGGGACTTATTCTCTATCGCCATATTGTTATGGCACTTAGCGCACCTTTTATGAGTCCTGTTTCAGAAAAAATTGAAAAGCATTTTTATGGTGAAAATCATTCACATAGAAATACTTCAAATACAGAACAGCTTTGGCGAGGTGTACGAATAAATGTTCGGAATTTATTGATGGAATTATTACTTACCATTCCAATTATTTTGATAGGTTTTATACCGGTTATAGGAATTATTTCTTCGGTCCTTTTATTTTTAGTGCAGAGCTATTACGCAGGTTTCGGGAATATGGATTATACGCTGGAGCGGCATTATAAATATTCAGAAAGCATCAAATTTGTAAGTAGAAATCGAGGTTTGGCTATTGGAAACGGAATGGTTTTTATGCTAATGCTTTTAATTCCCGTGGTTGGAATTATTTTGGTTTTACCGCTTTCGGTTACGGCTGCGAGTACGGAAACCTTAAGAGTTTTAGAGAACTCGAAAACACTTAAAGAGAATATATAA
- a CDS encoding DEAD/DEAH box helicase family protein, giving the protein MNTLSSLLFKFTWRSYQARFLKDFQVHLEDNHLHVVAPPGSGKTILGLEMMRRINKKTLVLSPTLTIRNQWNERMLECFVKDENSIPISFDIKNPETITFSTYQSLHSFYKNELESSDEKILRFFENAEIENIVLDEAHHLKNEWWKPLFSLKQLPNCTLISLTATPPYDSEQSEIAKYFELCGPIDMEIGLPELVKEGNLCPHQDYIYFSKPEQEQIRFIIKYREQLIKFVSDLKVNEDFKNFILKHPYYANTEANLEAIYEHPDFYSAILIYLNSIAFEIPPEKIELLGVKPKNITFPSLSYEWVEALLQPILVDERELFIEDEILLKAIEKELRKIGTFDNKRVNLVGENNLYRSLSQSPSKLKSIVEITKIESSNLGNSLRMVILSDYIRKEFLDFKYGDSLSEINKLGVIPIFQHLRNAIKSNESLKLQKSKLAVLTGSLILIHNSLVDELTAKISAEAFTQSILWDTEYIIINPTVSGKKEMVSAMTQLFEEGFIEVLIGTKSLLGEGWDAPAINTLILASFVGSFVTSNQMRGRAIRVNPLKPEKVANVWHIACVDPTSEFGGADIETLTRRFDAFCGISLEGKSYIENGIERLGIANEFSEIEVLNEKMKSLSLNRKNVKQRWETALEEGKILIRELKLNFDEKSTSGKSKKLYYRDLVKYAFVELSVLLLITLPELFINNFMALFSKGILYFFYAVFGGLAVLFLPKTIKALKLYIQYGRRDKQLFKFAEALKTAMVEKGIIKTPPSELKVVIEEFDQGDISCFLKGATVKESLLFINYLEEIIAPVENPRYIITQASWFKKRLKISNYYNVPKVFAERKSDADLFFEHWKNFNGNAILTFTRNTEGRKLLLKARFHYYQETNNVSSKKALIWK; this is encoded by the coding sequence TTGAACACGCTATCCTCACTTCTTTTCAAATTTACTTGGCGAAGCTATCAAGCTCGGTTTTTGAAGGATTTTCAAGTTCATTTAGAGGATAATCATCTTCACGTTGTTGCTCCGCCGGGTTCTGGAAAAACTATTCTGGGGTTAGAAATGATGCGTAGAATTAATAAAAAAACGCTGGTTTTATCACCAACCCTAACTATCCGAAACCAATGGAACGAGCGCATGTTGGAGTGTTTTGTGAAAGATGAAAATTCGATTCCAATTTCCTTCGACATAAAAAATCCTGAAACAATTACTTTTTCAACGTATCAATCTTTGCATTCTTTTTATAAAAATGAATTGGAAAGTTCCGATGAAAAAATACTTCGGTTTTTTGAAAATGCAGAAATTGAAAATATCGTTTTAGACGAAGCTCATCATTTAAAAAATGAATGGTGGAAGCCACTTTTTAGTTTAAAACAGTTGCCGAATTGCACTTTAATTTCGTTAACTGCAACACCTCCTTATGATAGTGAGCAAAGTGAAATAGCTAAGTATTTTGAATTATGTGGCCCAATCGATATGGAAATCGGCTTGCCAGAATTAGTGAAGGAAGGTAATCTTTGTCCGCATCAGGATTATATTTATTTTTCTAAACCGGAACAAGAGCAAATTCGTTTTATTATAAAATATCGCGAACAATTAATCAAATTTGTTTCGGATTTAAAAGTGAATGAAGATTTCAAAAATTTTATACTGAAGCATCCGTATTATGCAAATACTGAAGCAAATTTGGAAGCTATTTATGAGCATCCAGACTTCTATTCTGCGATACTTATTTATTTGAATTCAATTGCTTTTGAAATTCCTCCAGAAAAAATTGAATTATTAGGAGTTAAGCCAAAAAACATCACCTTTCCTTCACTTAGTTATGAATGGGTTGAAGCATTGTTGCAACCTATTTTAGTTGACGAAAGGGAACTTTTTATTGAAGATGAAATCCTTTTAAAAGCAATAGAAAAAGAACTGCGGAAAATAGGAACTTTTGATAATAAACGCGTCAATCTTGTAGGCGAAAACAATCTATATCGCTCACTTTCTCAAAGTCCGTCGAAGCTTAAAAGCATCGTGGAAATTACAAAAATTGAATCTTCAAATCTTGGAAATTCACTTAGAATGGTGATACTTTCAGATTATATTCGGAAGGAATTTCTCGATTTTAAATATGGTGATTCACTTTCAGAAATAAATAAGTTGGGGGTGATTCCTATTTTTCAACATCTTCGGAATGCTATAAAAAGTAATGAATCTTTAAAACTTCAGAAAAGTAAATTAGCAGTTTTAACGGGCTCTTTGATTTTAATTCACAATTCTTTAGTGGATGAATTAACTGCCAAAATCTCTGCGGAAGCTTTCACACAATCTATTCTTTGGGATACCGAATATATAATCATAAACCCAACTGTTAGCGGCAAAAAAGAAATGGTAAGCGCAATGACGCAACTTTTTGAAGAAGGATTTATTGAGGTTCTGATTGGTACCAAATCGCTTTTGGGTGAAGGTTGGGATGCGCCGGCAATCAACACGTTGATCTTGGCTTCGTTTGTTGGTTCTTTTGTTACTTCAAACCAAATGCGTGGGCGAGCCATTCGTGTAAATCCATTGAAACCTGAGAAAGTTGCAAACGTTTGGCACATTGCCTGCGTAGATCCTACTAGTGAATTTGGCGGAGCAGATATAGAAACTTTAACGCGCAGATTTGATGCTTTTTGCGGAATTTCGCTAGAGGGAAAATCTTATATAGAAAATGGAATTGAACGGTTGGGAATAGCAAACGAATTTTCTGAAATAGAAGTTTTAAATGAAAAAATGAAGTCACTTTCACTAAACCGAAAAAACGTAAAACAGCGCTGGGAAACAGCTTTGGAAGAAGGAAAGATTTTAATTCGGGAACTGAAATTGAATTTTGATGAAAAATCAACTTCTGGCAAATCGAAAAAACTTTATTATCGCGATTTGGTTAAATATGCCTTTGTAGAACTTTCTGTATTGCTGCTAATTACGTTGCCAGAACTTTTCATAAACAATTTTATGGCGTTGTTTTCTAAAGGAATTCTTTACTTTTTTTATGCAGTCTTTGGCGGACTTGCTGTATTATTTCTACCAAAGACCATTAAAGCATTGAAATTATATATCCAATATGGACGGCGAGATAAACAGCTTTTTAAATTCGCCGAAGCGCTAAAAACTGCTATGGTTGAAAAAGGAATAATCAAAACGCCCCCGTCCGAACTTAAAGTTGTAATTGAAGAATTTGACCAAGGTGATATTTCCTGTTTTTTAAAAGGTGCAACGGTTAAGGAAAGTCTTCTCTTTATAAATTATTTGGAAGAAATAATCGCGCCAGTTGAAAATCCACGTTATATAATTACCCAAGCTAGCTGGTTTAAAAAACGATTGAAAATTTCAAATTATTATAATGTCCCGAAAGTTTTCGCTGAAAGAAAAAGTGACGCAGATCTGTTTTTCGAGCATTGGAAAAACTTCAATGGAAATGCTATTCTCACTTTCACACGAAATACTGAAGGCCGAAAATTATTATTGAAAGCGCGTTTTCATTATTACCAAGAAACCAATAATGTGAGTTCTAAGAAGGCTTTGATTTGGAAGTGA